The segment AATGCCCGAAGCTAAAAGCAGGTGAGGTGTGGCGATAGGCCCTGCAGCCAGTATGAGATATTTACACTTGATGGTGTGGTGTTGACCCGTTTCCTGATTAATGATGTCAACCGATTGGGCTTTATGTTTTACAAAATTAATTTTTACAGCNCGATAGTTATCAAGTATAACAGCTCCATACTGTAATGCTTTTGGTAACACGCTAACCGCTAAATCCATTTTTGCCTGTATCTTACATAGATAGTGGTCACAGGTGTTACACAGAATACATTGTGTGTTATTGCATTTCCCAGTGAAATTAATTGCCATTGGTATGTAGAATGGATGAAGCCCAAGATCTATTGCTGCATCCCAGATTTTTTGTGAAGGGCGTGAAAGCGCTTGTGGTGGCTTTTGTGGATAATCTTTTTTTCGAGGTGGTTCGGTTATATCCTGGCCGCGTATACCAGCCACGCATTGTAGTTCTTCGGCTTTATCATAATATGGCGCAAGTGTATAATAGTCAAAAGGCCAGGCAAGCTCTCTGTTACGCATGTCGGAATCTGGCAGTGGGGGACCTTCAAAATCCTGTAGTCGCAGCCTGAATGCTGCTGCGCCATAAAACGTTGACATGCCACCAACTGTATCATACGGCCAGTCCTGTTCTATTTTTCCCTGCTGGTCCACCAAGTAAGGCGTGTGTCCCTGATACAGTGGTTTCTTTTGTAAATGGAGAACATATTCATCCCAGCAGGTTTCATCGCGCTTTACCCATACACCACGTTCAATAACACACACTTCTTTACCAGCTTTTGCAAGTGCATATGCTGGAAAAGCACCACCAAAACCACTGCCAATGATTACATATTCATATAGAGATTTTATTGTTTTCATAGTGGATAAATAAACAGTTGCTATCGCCCTAAGAAATAAAAGGCCATACGCCTAATTGGTACATACGCACAAAAAGGAATACAAATGCGCCACCTTCAAGAATCCATGTCCATGCCTGCACATACGTGCCAATAAGAGCATCCCAACCGGAGTGTCCGGTATCAGCCCACAGGTTGATAGTAAAGCGTTTATTGGTAAATGGCATAAGCAGCGGCAGCCCCACGCTACTTGGCATGTCAGCTAGATAGTGTACAATAAGGCTCACCAGCGCAAGTGCTGCCCAGGCGCTGTTAAATGGTAGAAGTATCAGGGCAACAGCAAAGGCAAATACCAGCGAATGCGACCAGGTACAGTGGAATGAATCTTTTGCCCAGCCTAATTTGATGGGAATAACGTCAAGATTGGGCAACCAGTGAGCACCAAATGCTACCAGTATGCTTTCAAGTGAAAACGCCTGCATAGAACCACCGGTAATATGCGGAGCATAAGAAGAAATAATGAATGATACTGCTACATGGCCTAATTGCATTGGGTCCTCCATAATTTATCATATACTGTCATTTGGGGCTTGACTCGTAATCATATTTTGCTGTCTTGGAATCTGAATCAATCAAAAAACTAGATTCATGACTTGGTTCACCATGACGTATAAATAATCAATAAACAATACGAATTACTAAAAAATATATTATTCAACTGTTAATTTAATGCTATCGCTAAGTTCTTTTATTGTATCAAAAAATGAATTTGTGTTCGATAGATCATTGAAAAAGTAGT is part of the Spirochaetota bacterium genome and harbors:
- a CDS encoding GMC family oxidoreductase: MKTIKSLYEYVIIGSGFGGAFPAYALAKAGKEVCVIERGVWVKRDETCWDEYVLHLQKKPLYQGHTPYLVDQQGKIEQDWPYDTVGGMSTFYGAAAFRLRLQDFEGPPLPDSDMRNRELAWPFDYYTLAPYYDKAEELQCVAGIRGQDITEPPRKKDYPQKPPQALSRPSQKIWDAAIDLGLHPFYIPMAINFTGKCNNTQCILCNTCDHYLCKIQAKMDLAVSVLPKALQYGAVILDNYRAVKINFVKHKAQSVDIINQETGQHHTIKCKYLILAAGPIATPHLLLASGIASASSATQHIGRNLMRHINGVVSGVVPYIANPDNSLAKRVAIADYYFGDSSGKSSPKGNWGILQDIATPGKGVIKANAPLGLKNIAATFSKFLINQLVIAEDIPQFDNRVYCADSADKFGMPNVAIYHRYHPRDIAARDALYRVAKRVLQQAGAKIFYYMPIVTFSHALGTCRMGKNKNLSAVNPECRLWDISNCYITDASVLPTGGSVNPSLTIAANALRVADIMLKER
- a CDS encoding metal-dependent hydrolase; protein product: MQLGHVAVSFIISSYAPHITGGSMQAFSLESILVAFGAHWLPNLDVIPIKLGWAKDSFHCTWSHSLVFAFAVALILLPFNSAWAALALVSLIVHYLADMPSSVGLPLLMPFTNKRFTINLWADTGHSGWDALIGTYVQAWTWILEGGAFVFLFVRMYQLGVWPFIS